The Anabaena sp. PCC 7108 region AAGATTTAAAAAACAATATTTGGACAAATAATAAAGAAGTTGCTGGTAATGGTATAGATGATGATGGCAACGGCTATATTGATGATTTTCAAGGTTGGAACTTTGATAGTAGCAATAATAATGTTTTAGATGATAATAGTCATGGAACTCATGTTTCGGGTACTATTGCCGGAGAAAATAACGGTATTGGTGTAACTGGTATTGCCTATAATTCCAAAATTATGCCGGTCAAAGTTTTAGATAAAAATGGCTCAGGTTCTTATTCAAATATTGCTAATGGGATCTATTATGCTGTAGATAATGGGGCTAATGTTATTAACCTGAGTTTAGGAGGTAATTCTTCTAATGATAGTCTTAAATCAGCTATTGAATATGCCAGCAGTAAAGGTGTAATTGTTGTTATGGCCGCAGGAAATAATGGCGACTCTACACCATCTTATCCTGCCCGCTATGCCTACAATTCAGGAATTGCTGTGGGTGCAGTAGATAGAAATAATAACTTCACTGATTTCTCTAATCGTTCTGGTTCTCAAGAAATCAAATATGTTACCGCACCAGGTCAAGATATTTATTCCACGGTTCCTAATAATCAATATGCTACTTATGATGGAACTTCTATGGCTGCCCCTCATGTTGCTGGGGTAGTGGCTCTTATACTCAGCGCTAACCGCAACTTAAGTGATAGTCAAGTCCGGGATATTATCACAGGTACAGCAAACAATACTACACCAACTCCAGCGCCTAGTCAGCCTTCAAATCCATCTCCTTCTCTGCCGTTTCCATTTCCTATTGACTTATTACCTTTTAGTCTAGATATAGGTTCACTACTACCAAATATAGGTTCACTATTTCCCTTCGGTTCACAAGGGCAATCAACTATCTCATTACCGCCGGTTGTTCTTTCTGTTGGTGGAAATAGTTTAGAATTAAGGTTTCGTGATGTTGGTACGGGAATGCAAAAGATAGCAAATTTCAGTTATTATGGCGAGAATAATAATCAATGGGCATTGCGTTATTATGACAGCAGTTTCACTAACTATGCAATTACTGAAGATATTCATATCTTCAGTTTGGAATAAAGTTTTACAAAACACAAATTTTACAGAAAATTAAATAAACAGTAAACTTTCAAATTATATCCTACCTAA contains the following coding sequences:
- a CDS encoding S8 family peptidase, producing the protein MAFDITNNFSSKRELNFTPIYPVDTFNTPADNSLTWGNRSSLPKVETAETIATTNSYNSNNGYGLVDAGKAVSEAAGESPYGDTPDLGGNNWGADLVNAPAAWEHGHTGEGIIVAVLDTGVDYNHEDLKNNIWTNNKEVAGNGIDDDGNGYIDDFQGWNFDSSNNNVLDDNSHGTHVSGTIAGENNGIGVTGIAYNSKIMPVKVLDKNGSGSYSNIANGIYYAVDNGANVINLSLGGNSSNDSLKSAIEYASSKGVIVVMAAGNNGDSTPSYPARYAYNSGIAVGAVDRNNNFTDFSNRSGSQEIKYVTAPGQDIYSTVPNNQYATYDGTSMAAPHVAGVVALILSANRNLSDSQVRDIITGTANNTTPTPAPSQPSNPSPSLPFPFPIDLLPFSLDIGSLLPNIGSLFPFGSQGQSTISLPPVVLSVGGNSLELRFRDVGTGMQKIANFSYYGENNNQWALRYYDSSFTNYAITEDIHIFSLE